The Streptomyces kanamyceticus genome window below encodes:
- a CDS encoding DoxX family protein, whose protein sequence is MAHGMRTDSHTSYVRRDDWRESATRYALLPLRVFLGITFIYAGLDKLTDSAFMQASGAGSIGAMMEGVRDISAIPALVDLALKSPVGFGYAIALGELAVGIGTLIGLFARLAALGGALISLSLWLTVSWSTEPYYYGNDLAYLMAWLPLVLAGASVFSVDALLAERRRNAMGLG, encoded by the coding sequence ATGGCGCACGGCATGCGGACGGACAGCCACACCAGCTATGTCAGGCGCGACGACTGGCGGGAGTCCGCCACCCGCTACGCCCTGCTTCCCCTGCGCGTCTTCCTCGGCATCACCTTCATCTACGCGGGTCTGGACAAGCTCACCGACAGCGCCTTCATGCAGGCCAGCGGGGCGGGTTCGATCGGCGCCATGATGGAGGGAGTCCGCGACATCTCGGCCATCCCCGCACTCGTCGACCTCGCCCTGAAGAGCCCCGTCGGCTTCGGCTACGCCATCGCCCTCGGCGAACTGGCCGTCGGCATCGGCACCCTGATCGGCCTCTTCGCCCGGCTCGCCGCGCTCGGCGGAGCGCTGATCTCGCTCAGTCTCTGGCTGACCGTCAGCTGGTCCACCGAGCCCTACTACTACGGCAACGACCTGGCGTACCTGATGGCCTGGCTGCCCCTGGTGCTCGCCGGAGCCTCCGTCTTCTCCGTCGACGCCCTGCTCGCCGAACGCCGCAGGAACGCGATGGGGCTCGGCTAG
- a CDS encoding LPXTG cell wall anchor domain-containing protein has protein sequence MKLRRAMAAAAATAAIVPLALLSAPAAFATEDTTTAAPTETATETPKPTETPTEKPTETPKPTDKPTETAKPTEKPTETAKPTEKPTEKPTEKPTETAKPTEEPTEPPDSCPVDEDDEDVDSKLEMAINGLPGKIVAGSGWHQFKLTASNPTDEALGEVTWIAAVDSNGEDEKDWLSNFANLQYFDPETKSWESIDGDLDGGLAFGVTELGANEKVDIKLRLKVSAKAPAGPGYAIGLGGYVDSKTNCTHNSFDYYPLTILKAGSDNDNPGTAKPKPGKDQPTNVTKPQGGAKELPVTGSLAETGSSSMLPTIGIAGGIAVVAGAGAVFVVRRRKADAAA, from the coding sequence ATGAAGCTTCGTCGTGCCATGGCTGCCGCGGCCGCTACGGCTGCCATAGTCCCGCTCGCGCTCCTGTCGGCGCCCGCCGCGTTCGCGACCGAGGACACCACCACCGCCGCCCCGACCGAGACGGCCACCGAGACGCCCAAGCCGACCGAGACGCCCACCGAGAAGCCCACCGAGACGCCCAAGCCGACGGACAAGCCGACCGAGACGGCCAAGCCGACCGAGAAGCCCACGGAGACGGCCAAGCCGACCGAGAAGCCGACCGAGAAGCCCACGGAGAAGCCCACCGAGACCGCCAAGCCGACCGAAGAGCCGACCGAGCCGCCGGACAGCTGCCCGGTGGACGAGGACGACGAGGACGTCGACTCCAAGCTGGAGATGGCCATCAACGGCCTGCCCGGCAAGATCGTCGCGGGCAGCGGCTGGCACCAGTTCAAGCTGACCGCCTCCAACCCCACCGACGAGGCGCTCGGCGAGGTCACGTGGATCGCGGCCGTGGACAGCAACGGTGAGGACGAGAAGGACTGGCTGAGCAACTTCGCCAACCTCCAGTACTTCGACCCGGAGACCAAGTCCTGGGAGTCGATCGACGGCGACCTGGACGGCGGCCTCGCCTTCGGCGTCACCGAGCTCGGCGCCAACGAGAAGGTCGACATCAAGCTGCGGCTCAAGGTCAGCGCCAAGGCCCCGGCCGGACCCGGCTACGCGATCGGCCTCGGCGGTTACGTCGACTCCAAGACGAACTGCACGCACAACTCGTTCGACTACTACCCGCTGACGATCCTCAAGGCCGGTAGCGACAACGACAACCCGGGCACGGCCAAGCCGAAGCCCGGCAAGGACCAGCCGACCAACGTCACGAAGCCGCAGGGCGGCGCCAAGGAGCTCCCGGTCACCGGCAGCCTCGCCGAGACCGGCTCCAGCTCGATGCTGCCGACCATCGGCATCGCGGGCGGCATCGCCGTCGTCGCCGGTGCGGGCGCGGTGTTCGTCGTGCGTCGCCGCAAGGCCGACGCCGCCGCGTAA
- the guaA gene encoding glutamine-hydrolyzing GMP synthase has product MPSAPPAAAAPDTVLVVDFGAQYAQLIARRVREARVYSEIVPSTMPVSEMLAKRPAAIILSGGPSSVYAENAPTVDRQLFEAGVPVFGMCYGFQLMATALGGTVDDNGAREYGRTPLAVSKPGSTLFEGTPAEQSVWMSHGDACSAAPEGFTVTASTDVVPVAAFEDDEKKLYGVQYHPEVMHSTHGQQVLEHFLYRGAGIKPNWTTGNVIDEQVAAIREQVGTKRAICGLSGGVDSAVAAALVQKAIGSQLTCVYVDHGLMRKGETEQVEKDFVAATGANLKVVDASERFLNALAGVSDPEEKRKIIGREFIRVFEQAQLEILQEDGPEVAFLVQGTLYPDVVESGGGTGTANIKSHHNVGGLPDDIEFELVEPLRQLFKDEVRMVGAELGLPDEIVQRQPFPGPGLGIRIVGEVTKDRLDLLREADAIAREELTAAGLDREIWQCPVVLLADVRSVGVQGDGRTYGHPIVLRPVSSEDAMTADWTRMPYEVLAKISTRITNEVADVNRVVLDVTSKPPGTIEWE; this is encoded by the coding sequence GTGCCATCAGCGCCCCCCGCTGCCGCCGCTCCCGACACCGTTCTGGTCGTCGACTTCGGAGCGCAGTACGCCCAGCTCATCGCCCGCCGCGTCCGTGAGGCCCGGGTCTACAGCGAGATCGTGCCGAGCACGATGCCGGTCTCCGAGATGCTCGCCAAGAGGCCCGCGGCGATCATCCTCTCCGGCGGCCCCTCTTCGGTGTATGCGGAGAACGCGCCCACCGTCGACCGCCAGCTCTTCGAGGCCGGTGTCCCCGTCTTCGGCATGTGCTACGGCTTCCAGCTGATGGCGACCGCGCTCGGCGGCACCGTCGACGACAACGGCGCCCGTGAGTACGGCCGCACGCCGCTGGCCGTCTCCAAGCCCGGCTCCACCCTCTTCGAGGGCACCCCGGCCGAGCAGTCCGTGTGGATGTCGCACGGCGACGCGTGCAGCGCGGCGCCCGAGGGCTTCACCGTCACCGCGTCCACGGACGTCGTGCCGGTCGCGGCCTTCGAGGACGACGAGAAGAAGCTGTACGGCGTGCAGTACCACCCCGAGGTGATGCACTCCACGCACGGCCAGCAGGTCCTGGAGCACTTCCTCTACCGCGGCGCGGGCATCAAGCCGAACTGGACGACCGGCAACGTCATCGACGAGCAGGTCGCCGCCATCCGCGAGCAGGTCGGCACCAAGCGCGCCATCTGCGGCCTGTCCGGCGGCGTGGACTCCGCCGTCGCCGCCGCCCTCGTGCAGAAGGCCATCGGCTCGCAGCTGACCTGCGTCTACGTGGACCACGGCCTGATGCGCAAGGGCGAGACCGAGCAGGTCGAGAAGGACTTCGTCGCCGCGACCGGCGCGAACCTGAAGGTCGTCGACGCCAGCGAGCGGTTCCTGAACGCGCTGGCCGGGGTTTCCGACCCCGAGGAGAAGCGCAAGATCATCGGCCGGGAGTTCATCCGGGTCTTCGAGCAGGCGCAGCTGGAGATCCTCCAGGAGGACGGCCCCGAGGTCGCCTTCCTCGTGCAGGGCACGCTCTACCCGGACGTCGTCGAGTCCGGCGGCGGCACCGGCACCGCCAACATCAAGTCCCACCACAACGTGGGCGGCCTGCCCGACGACATCGAGTTCGAGCTCGTCGAGCCGCTGCGCCAGCTGTTCAAGGACGAGGTCCGGATGGTCGGCGCCGAGCTCGGCCTGCCGGACGAGATCGTCCAGCGCCAGCCGTTCCCCGGCCCCGGCCTGGGCATCCGCATCGTCGGCGAGGTCACCAAGGACCGCCTCGACCTGCTGCGCGAGGCCGACGCCATCGCCCGCGAGGAGCTGACGGCGGCCGGTCTCGACCGGGAGATCTGGCAGTGCCCCGTCGTGCTGCTCGCGGACGTCCGCAGCGTCGGCGTCCAGGGCGACGGCCGCACGTACGGCCACCCGATCGTGCTGCGCCCCGTCTCCTCCGAGGACGCCATGACGGCCGACTGGACCCGCATGCCGTACGAGGTCCTCGCGAAGATCTCCACGCGCATCACGAACGAGGTCGCCGACGTGAACCGCGTCGTCCTCGACGTGACGAGCAAGCCGCCGGGCACCATCGAGTGGGAGTGA
- a CDS encoding ATP-binding protein, which produces MPEAAAPPIDDVRPLRKLYRSGDGRWLGGVARGLAGHLGLPVIWVRLVFVGLFTADGLGALLYAAFWFFVPLGIGGVGSERPPAAVATETSSDGRRRLVARKPDKGQIVALLAMVVVAMIFVGNVDLDGSTKAYVFPTLLVAAGVALVWRQADNARRARWMAVGRRRRTLTIARTAAGVLLVGAGVSGVFVLQGSAAHLGAVLQAALAVLVGIALLAGPYLVRMTQDLSEERLMRIRAQERAEVAAHVHDSVLHTLTLIQRNAESASEVRRLARAQERDLRAWLYKPEGTGKDEDEEPDTLAEAVRQSAAEVEDKHGVPIEVVVVGDCPLDERLTAQMQAAREAMVNAAKYGGEGGAVQVFAEVEGETVFVSVRDRGPGFDLDSVPDDRMGVRESIIGRMQRNGGTARLRAVPGGGTEVELEMERTATT; this is translated from the coding sequence ATGCCGGAAGCCGCTGCACCGCCCATCGACGACGTCCGACCGCTGCGCAAGCTCTACCGCAGCGGTGACGGCCGTTGGCTCGGCGGTGTCGCGCGCGGCCTCGCGGGACATCTCGGACTGCCCGTGATCTGGGTCCGGCTCGTCTTCGTCGGCCTGTTCACCGCGGACGGCCTGGGCGCGCTGTTGTACGCGGCGTTCTGGTTCTTCGTCCCGCTCGGCATCGGCGGTGTCGGCTCCGAGCGCCCGCCCGCGGCCGTCGCCACCGAGACGTCGTCCGACGGCCGTCGCAGGCTCGTCGCCCGCAAGCCGGACAAGGGCCAGATCGTCGCGCTCCTCGCGATGGTCGTCGTAGCCATGATCTTCGTCGGCAATGTGGACCTGGACGGCTCGACCAAGGCGTACGTCTTCCCGACCCTGCTCGTCGCGGCCGGGGTCGCCCTGGTCTGGCGCCAGGCCGACAATGCCCGCAGGGCCCGCTGGATGGCCGTCGGCCGGCGCAGGCGCACGCTGACGATCGCCCGGACGGCGGCCGGGGTGCTGCTCGTCGGTGCGGGCGTCTCCGGCGTCTTCGTGCTCCAGGGTTCCGCCGCGCATCTGGGCGCCGTCCTCCAGGCCGCGCTCGCGGTGCTCGTCGGCATCGCGCTCCTCGCCGGGCCGTATCTCGTCCGCATGACGCAGGACCTCTCCGAGGAGCGTCTGATGCGCATCAGGGCCCAGGAGCGGGCCGAGGTCGCCGCCCACGTGCACGACTCCGTGCTGCACACCCTGACCCTCATCCAGCGGAACGCGGAGAGCGCGAGCGAGGTCCGCCGTCTGGCCCGCGCCCAGGAGCGCGACCTGCGGGCCTGGCTCTACAAGCCCGAGGGCACCGGCAAGGACGAGGACGAGGAGCCCGACACCCTCGCCGAGGCGGTCCGGCAGAGCGCGGCGGAGGTCGAGGACAAGCACGGCGTCCCGATAGAGGTGGTCGTGGTCGGCGATTGCCCGCTAGACGAGAGACTGACCGCGCAGATGCAGGCCGCGAGGGAAGCGATGGTGAACGCCGCCAAGTACGGTGGCGAGGGCGGTGCGGTGCAGGTCTTCGCCGAGGTCGAGGGAGAGACGGTGTTCGTGTCCGTCCGGGACCGCGGTCCCGGCTTCGATCTGGATTCCGTGCCGGACGACCGCATGGGCGTACGAGAATCGATCATCGGCCGTATGCAGCGCAACGGAGGCACGGCGCGGCTGCGCGCAGTGCCCGGGGGCGGCACGGAAGTCGAGCTGGAGATGGAGAGGACGGCGACGACATGA
- a CDS encoding pyridoxamine 5'-phosphate oxidase family protein: MSCNWEAFATAESDFAETVEKRFGAFTHHTLATLRKDGSPRTTGLEVRFLNGELWLGMMPNSLKALDLRRDPRFALQANPGPGTEMAGGDVRIAGRAVEVRDPEVVALYTEAVNPPDPNAFHLFRTELTEVVRTYIEDGTYLAVRLWKPGAPSRVTRRT, encoded by the coding sequence ATGTCGTGCAACTGGGAAGCCTTCGCCACCGCAGAGTCCGACTTCGCCGAGACCGTCGAGAAACGCTTCGGCGCGTTCACCCATCACACCCTCGCGACGCTCCGCAAGGATGGTTCGCCGCGCACCACCGGGCTGGAAGTCCGTTTCCTGAACGGCGAGTTGTGGCTCGGCATGATGCCGAACTCGCTCAAGGCGCTCGACCTGCGCCGCGATCCGCGCTTCGCGCTGCAGGCGAATCCGGGACCGGGCACGGAGATGGCGGGCGGCGACGTCCGGATCGCGGGCCGGGCTGTCGAGGTGCGGGATCCGGAGGTCGTCGCGCTCTACACGGAGGCGGTGAATCCGCCGGACCCGAACGCGTTCCACCTCTTCCGCACCGAGCTGACGGAGGTGGTGCGGACGTACATCGAGGACGGCACGTACCTCGCGGTGCGGCTGTGGAAGCCCGGTGCTCCGTCGCGTGTCACCCGCAGGACCTGA
- a CDS encoding class II aldolase/adducin family protein, which translates to MQAPTPIPVERLQFAMPPVHDSVADERRHRKERLAGALRLFGRLGYEDGVSGHITARDPEYADCFWVNPFGMPFKHITVGDLVLANADGQVVEGRHHVNQAAFTVHAQAHLARPDVVAVAHCHSLHGRALATLGELLDPITQEACAFYESHVLYDGYTGVVVDADEGRRIATALGDHKAVILRNHGLLTVGDSVDAAAWWFITMERSCQVQLSARAAGRPVLIGHKQAVQTREQLGSDLVAWINYQSLWQDISRSEPDLLA; encoded by the coding sequence ATGCAGGCGCCCACACCGATACCCGTCGAACGGTTGCAGTTCGCGATGCCGCCCGTGCACGACTCCGTGGCGGACGAACGGCGCCACCGCAAGGAGCGCCTCGCCGGGGCCCTGCGGCTCTTCGGACGGCTCGGGTACGAGGACGGCGTCTCCGGGCACATCACCGCGCGGGACCCGGAGTACGCCGACTGCTTCTGGGTGAACCCCTTCGGGATGCCCTTCAAGCACATCACCGTCGGCGATCTCGTCCTCGCCAACGCCGACGGGCAGGTCGTCGAGGGGCGCCACCACGTCAACCAGGCCGCGTTCACCGTCCACGCCCAGGCGCATCTGGCGCGGCCCGACGTGGTCGCCGTCGCGCACTGCCACTCGCTGCACGGCCGCGCCCTCGCCACGCTCGGCGAACTCCTCGACCCGATCACCCAGGAGGCGTGCGCCTTCTACGAGAGCCACGTGCTGTACGACGGCTACACCGGTGTCGTCGTCGACGCCGACGAGGGCCGCAGGATCGCGACCGCGCTCGGCGACCACAAGGCGGTCATCCTGCGCAACCACGGCCTGCTCACCGTCGGCGACTCCGTCGACGCCGCCGCCTGGTGGTTCATCACCATGGAGCGCTCCTGTCAGGTCCAGCTGAGCGCGCGGGCCGCGGGCCGCCCGGTGCTCATCGGCCACAAGCAGGCGGTGCAGACCCGCGAACAGCTCGGCAGCGATCTGGTCGCGTGGATCAACTACCAATCCCTGTGGCAGGACATCAGCCGCAGCGAACCGGATCTGCTGGCCTGA
- a CDS encoding AAA family ATPase, translating to MLLRFRTANVRSLREEQELSFVVPQGEESDAARALELSDGKSLQVFPVLGVFGANASGKSNVITALKKMREAVLSSYGPWTSYTGIPDRQPFGLDPKAAAESTFYEADFVLDDGVRWTYGFELGDKRVESEWLHAYPKGRRQVWLDRDASRQSAYEFPGERVQDRARLARTTRANALLVSRAASDNHPQLSKIYDWFRSNLWDITPETELRQREAYTAEKLLDEATRDRVQELLRAADLGIQGAEVVRRSGDNAPTVKLLHGGTGDEPVAFDWANESFGTRSWFALIGPLLLALDSGAVLLIDELDASLHPRFAAEVVRLFQAPWSNAKQAQLLFTSHDASLLKTPRGGRSLDPGQIWLTEKDKGGATELYPLSDVDPGPDEDLADSYLAGAFGGVPNVSQGQIGRKVLTVLTGEAERS from the coding sequence GTGCTGCTGAGGTTCCGCACGGCCAACGTGCGGTCGCTGCGCGAGGAGCAGGAGCTGTCCTTCGTCGTCCCGCAGGGCGAGGAATCGGACGCGGCGCGTGCGTTGGAGCTGTCAGACGGGAAGTCGCTCCAGGTCTTCCCGGTCCTGGGTGTCTTCGGTGCGAACGCTTCGGGCAAGTCCAATGTCATCACCGCGCTGAAGAAGATGAGGGAAGCGGTCCTCAGTTCATACGGGCCCTGGACGTCATACACCGGAATCCCCGATCGTCAACCCTTCGGGCTCGACCCGAAGGCCGCAGCCGAAAGCACTTTCTACGAGGCCGACTTTGTACTCGATGACGGCGTGCGGTGGACATACGGCTTCGAGCTGGGTGACAAGCGGGTCGAGTCGGAGTGGCTCCACGCGTACCCCAAGGGGCGCCGCCAGGTGTGGCTCGACCGGGATGCTTCGCGTCAGAGTGCGTACGAGTTCCCGGGTGAGCGGGTGCAGGACCGTGCGCGCCTTGCCCGCACGACACGCGCGAACGCCCTCCTTGTCAGCCGCGCGGCCAGCGACAATCATCCTCAACTCTCCAAAATTTACGACTGGTTCAGGTCGAACCTCTGGGACATCACGCCGGAGACCGAGCTGAGGCAGCGTGAGGCGTATACCGCGGAGAAGTTGCTCGACGAGGCGACGCGAGATCGTGTCCAGGAGCTTCTGCGGGCCGCTGACCTGGGCATCCAAGGTGCTGAGGTCGTGCGGCGGTCCGGAGACAACGCCCCGACTGTGAAGCTGCTTCATGGAGGTACCGGTGACGAGCCGGTGGCCTTCGACTGGGCCAATGAGTCCTTCGGTACCCGCTCATGGTTCGCGCTGATCGGGCCGCTATTGCTGGCCTTGGACAGCGGAGCCGTGTTGCTGATCGACGAGTTGGACGCCAGCCTCCATCCGCGCTTCGCGGCTGAGGTGGTCCGCCTCTTCCAGGCTCCGTGGTCCAACGCCAAGCAAGCGCAGCTGCTGTTCACATCTCATGACGCGTCGCTGCTGAAGACACCCAGGGGTGGCCGCTCGCTGGATCCGGGGCAGATCTGGCTCACGGAGAAGGACAAGGGCGGCGCCACGGAGCTGTATCCGTTGAGTGATGTTGATCCTGGTCCCGATGAGGATCTCGCGGACTCTTACCTGGCAGGCGCTTTCGGTGGAGTGCCGAACGTCAGCCAGGGGCAGATCGGACGAAAAGTGCTGACGGTACTGACGGGGGAGGCCGAGCGTTCCTGA
- a CDS encoding chorismate mutase, which produces MTATTATTATATDKTGARTPEAADLIENSRERIDTLDDRIIGLIQERMAVSAVIQEARITSGGRRVNLSREMEVLGHYRDALGKPGTALAMTLLELCRGRV; this is translated from the coding sequence ATGACCGCCACCACCGCCACCACCGCCACCGCCACCGACAAGACCGGCGCCCGCACCCCCGAGGCCGCGGACCTGATCGAGAACTCCCGTGAGCGGATCGACACGCTCGACGACCGCATCATTGGTCTCATCCAGGAACGGATGGCCGTCTCGGCCGTCATCCAGGAAGCCCGCATCACCTCCGGCGGCCGCCGCGTGAACCTCTCCCGCGAGATGGAGGTCCTCGGCCACTACAGGGACGCGCTCGGCAAGCCCGGTACGGCGCTCGCGATGACGCTCCTGGAGCTGTGCCGGGGCCGGGTCTGA
- a CDS encoding PspC domain-containing protein produces the protein MTDQQPAETETEAALRHALHGSRDEPGGFADGVAGGFEPGLPAVERKFRRDRGHKKLGGVCAGLGRHCDMDPVIFRIGLAVLAITSGIGLVVYGFAWLFVPYEDEEENEARRLLSGRVDGQALTAVLFALVGCGVFLTLLNNGGALTFAAVLTLLLAGAGYWSQQRGAPYPDPVAAHAAADAPPEAKAPPVAGSPSWWRDPIVKDGTHDGASGYFWGPGGLDVGYQPSGRHPGTPRGETPPAPPPKPRGPRWIGGWVFLLALLAGGLGTGLTWDTNPLGTTLQTGLACALAVFAIGIAVSALLGRTGAGSIVLAVLTAGLLAATAALPKNITTHYARTDWIPATAADVRPQYEVGLGTGRLDLSKIHIGKGQTVKTHAEVGVGDLRVILPKGATVRLDAEVGLGDIVLPSDKDLDIAPGREKKVTLEPPSGGKSGGTIDLRLEVGVGQAKVTRATS, from the coding sequence ATGACAGATCAGCAGCCCGCCGAGACGGAGACCGAGGCCGCCCTCCGCCATGCCCTGCACGGCTCGCGGGACGAGCCGGGCGGTTTCGCTGACGGTGTCGCGGGCGGTTTCGAGCCGGGCCTGCCCGCCGTGGAGCGGAAGTTCCGCCGCGACCGCGGGCACAAAAAGCTCGGTGGCGTGTGCGCGGGGCTCGGACGGCACTGCGACATGGACCCGGTGATCTTCCGCATCGGCCTCGCGGTCCTCGCGATCACCAGCGGCATCGGCCTGGTCGTCTACGGCTTCGCCTGGCTCTTCGTGCCGTACGAGGACGAGGAGGAGAACGAGGCGCGCAGGCTGCTCTCCGGCCGGGTCGACGGGCAGGCCCTGACGGCCGTGCTCTTCGCCCTCGTCGGCTGCGGCGTCTTCCTCACACTGTTGAACAACGGCGGGGCGCTGACCTTCGCCGCCGTCCTCACCCTCCTCCTCGCGGGCGCGGGGTACTGGTCGCAGCAGCGCGGCGCCCCCTACCCCGACCCGGTGGCGGCGCACGCGGCGGCCGACGCCCCGCCCGAGGCGAAGGCGCCACCCGTCGCGGGCAGCCCCTCGTGGTGGCGCGACCCGATAGTGAAGGACGGCACGCACGACGGGGCGTCCGGCTACTTCTGGGGCCCCGGGGGCCTGGACGTCGGCTATCAGCCGAGCGGCCGCCACCCCGGTACGCCTCGCGGCGAGACCCCGCCCGCCCCGCCGCCCAAGCCCCGGGGGCCTCGCTGGATCGGCGGCTGGGTGTTCCTGTTGGCTCTGCTCGCGGGCGGCCTCGGTACCGGCCTGACCTGGGACACGAACCCGCTCGGCACGACATTGCAGACCGGCCTGGCCTGTGCTCTCGCGGTGTTCGCCATCGGCATCGCGGTCAGCGCCCTCCTGGGGCGCACGGGCGCGGGGTCGATCGTGCTCGCGGTGCTCACGGCCGGTCTCCTCGCGGCCACGGCGGCCCTCCCGAAGAACATCACCACGCACTACGCCCGCACGGACTGGATACCCGCCACGGCGGCGGACGTCCGGCCGCAGTACGAGGTGGGCCTCGGCACCGGCAGGCTCGACCTGAGCAAGATCCACATCGGCAAGGGCCAGACGGTGAAGACGCACGCCGAGGTCGGCGTGGGCGATCTCCGGGTGATCCTGCCGAAGGGCGCCACCGTGCGCCTCGACGCCGAAGTGGGCCTCGGCGACATCGTGTTGCCGAGTGACAAGGACCTGGACATCGCTCCGGGACGGGAGAAGAAGGTGACGCTGGAGCCGCCCTCGGGCGGCAAGTCCGGCGGCACGATCGATCTGCGCCTCGAAGTCGGCGTCGGACAAGCGAAGGTGACCCGTGCTACGTCATGA
- a CDS encoding LuxR C-terminal-related transcriptional regulator, whose protein sequence is MSDATEANEPAEQAGAGGSEGGRRVRVVLVDDHRMFRTGVQAEIGRTEVTGVEVVGEAADVDQAVTVITTTRPEVVLLDVHLPGGGGVEVLRRCAPLMAAATDPVRFLALSVSDAAEDVIGVIRGGARGYVTKTITGTDLVDSIFRVQEGDAVFSPRLAGFVLDAFASTDAPPVDEDLDRLTQREREVLRLIARGYAYKEIAKQLFISVKTVESHVSAVLRKLQLSNRHELTRWATARRLV, encoded by the coding sequence ATGAGCGACGCGACCGAGGCGAACGAGCCCGCGGAGCAGGCCGGGGCGGGCGGGAGCGAGGGCGGGCGTCGTGTGCGGGTCGTCCTGGTCGACGACCACCGGATGTTCCGCACCGGAGTGCAGGCCGAGATCGGCCGGACCGAGGTCACGGGAGTCGAGGTCGTCGGAGAAGCGGCCGACGTCGACCAGGCGGTCACGGTCATCACGACCACGCGGCCCGAGGTCGTCCTCCTGGATGTGCACCTGCCCGGCGGCGGCGGTGTGGAAGTGCTGCGCCGCTGCGCGCCGTTGATGGCCGCCGCGACGGATCCGGTGCGCTTCCTCGCGCTCTCGGTCTCCGACGCCGCCGAGGACGTCATCGGCGTCATCCGGGGCGGGGCCCGCGGCTACGTCACCAAGACCATCACCGGCACGGATCTGGTCGACTCGATCTTCCGGGTGCAGGAGGGCGACGCGGTGTTCTCGCCGAGGCTCGCAGGGTTCGTCCTCGACGCCTTCGCCTCCACCGACGCGCCCCCGGTCGACGAGGACCTGGACCGCCTCACCCAGCGCGAGCGCGAGGTGCTGCGGCTCATCGCGCGCGGGTACGCGTACAAGGAGATCGCCAAGCAGCTCTTCATCTCGGTGAAGACGGTGGAGTCGCATGTGTCGGCGGTGCTGAGGAAGCTTCAGCTGTCCAACCGGCATGAGCTGACGCGGTGGGCGACGGCGCGACGGCTGGTCTGA